One part of the Salvelinus fontinalis isolate EN_2023a chromosome 4, ASM2944872v1, whole genome shotgun sequence genome encodes these proteins:
- the LOC129854193 gene encoding dysbindin domain-containing protein 1-like isoform X1 — protein sequence MEAQGGAGSPEPNKDIQKLLKTSSSGDLSKELYHHPVGEEEGGLPGHTAGLLHVTERRREYREPLSSVSSLEVHFDLLDLTELTDMSDQELAEVFADSDEENHNESPAVFSGRAQALTVTPCDDTGGQREDTAALTLRPPTATPAQRRLHALPLVDPLQQV from the exons ATGGAGGCACAGGGAGGGGCAGGGAGCCCAG AGCCCAATAAAGACATCCAGAAGTTGCTGAAGACTTCCAGCTCAGGGGACCTTTCCAAGGAGTTGTACCATCACCCAgtgggggaagaggagggagggcttCCAGGACACACCGCTGGCCTGCTGCACGTCACCGAGAGGAGACGTGAGTACCGGG AGCCTCTGAGCAGTGTGTCCTCCCTGGAGGTGCACTTTGACCTCCTGGACCTGACAGAGCTAACCGACATGTCTGACCAGGAGCTGGCTGAGGTGTTCGCTGACTCTGATGAGGAGAACCACAACGAGTCCCCAGCAG TGTTCTCCGGGAGAGCCCAGGCTCTGACAGTCACACCCTGTGATGAcacaggaggacagagggaggatacTGCAGCTCTTACACTGAG GCCACCAACAGCCACCCCTGCCCAGAGGAGGTTACATGCGCTCCCCCTCGTGGACCCGTTGCAGCAAGTCTGA
- the LOC129854193 gene encoding dysbindin domain-containing protein 1-like isoform X4: MEAQGGAGSPEPNKDIQKLLKTSSSGDLSKELYHHPVGEEEGGLPGHTAGLLHVTERRQPLSSVSSLEVHFDLLDLTELTDMSDQELAEVFADSDEENHNESPAGHQQPPLPRGGYMRSPSWTRCSKSEPRRERKHHSDSDTTAEPLMKLERPKQP, encoded by the exons ATGGAGGCACAGGGAGGGGCAGGGAGCCCAG AGCCCAATAAAGACATCCAGAAGTTGCTGAAGACTTCCAGCTCAGGGGACCTTTCCAAGGAGTTGTACCATCACCCAgtgggggaagaggagggagggcttCCAGGACACACCGCTGGCCTGCTGCACGTCACCGAGAGGAGAC AGCCTCTGAGCAGTGTGTCCTCCCTGGAGGTGCACTTTGACCTCCTGGACCTGACAGAGCTAACCGACATGTCTGACCAGGAGCTGGCTGAGGTGTTCGCTGACTCTGATGAGGAGAACCACAACGAGTCCCCAGCAG GCCACCAACAGCCACCCCTGCCCAGAGGAGGTTACATGCGCTCCCCCTCGTGGACCCGTTGCAGCAAGTCTGAGCCCCGCAGGGAGAGGAAGCACCACAGCGACTCCGACACCACCGCAGAGCCCTTAATGAAGCTGGAGAGGCCTAAGCAGCCCTGA
- the LOC129854193 gene encoding dysbindin domain-containing protein 1-like isoform X2 produces the protein MEAQGGAGSPEPNKDIQKLLKTSSSGDLSKELYHHPVGEEEGGLPGHTAGLLHVTERRREYREPLSSVSSLEVHFDLLDLTELTDMSDQELAEVFADSDEENHNESPAGHQQPPLPRGGYMRSPSWTRCSKSEPRRERKHHSDSDTTAEPLMKLERPKQP, from the exons ATGGAGGCACAGGGAGGGGCAGGGAGCCCAG AGCCCAATAAAGACATCCAGAAGTTGCTGAAGACTTCCAGCTCAGGGGACCTTTCCAAGGAGTTGTACCATCACCCAgtgggggaagaggagggagggcttCCAGGACACACCGCTGGCCTGCTGCACGTCACCGAGAGGAGACGTGAGTACCGGG AGCCTCTGAGCAGTGTGTCCTCCCTGGAGGTGCACTTTGACCTCCTGGACCTGACAGAGCTAACCGACATGTCTGACCAGGAGCTGGCTGAGGTGTTCGCTGACTCTGATGAGGAGAACCACAACGAGTCCCCAGCAG GCCACCAACAGCCACCCCTGCCCAGAGGAGGTTACATGCGCTCCCCCTCGTGGACCCGTTGCAGCAAGTCTGAGCCCCGCAGGGAGAGGAAGCACCACAGCGACTCCGACACCACCGCAGAGCCCTTAATGAAGCTGGAGAGGCCTAAGCAGCCCTGA
- the LOC129854193 gene encoding dysbindin domain-containing protein 1-like isoform X3, giving the protein MEAQGGAGSPEPNKDIQKLLKTSSSGDLSKELYHHPVGEEEGGLPGHTAGLLHVTERRQPLSSVSSLEVHFDLLDLTELTDMSDQELAEVFADSDEENHNESPAVFSGRAQALTVTPCDDTGGQREDTAALTLRPPTATPAQRRLHALPLVDPLQQV; this is encoded by the exons ATGGAGGCACAGGGAGGGGCAGGGAGCCCAG AGCCCAATAAAGACATCCAGAAGTTGCTGAAGACTTCCAGCTCAGGGGACCTTTCCAAGGAGTTGTACCATCACCCAgtgggggaagaggagggagggcttCCAGGACACACCGCTGGCCTGCTGCACGTCACCGAGAGGAGAC AGCCTCTGAGCAGTGTGTCCTCCCTGGAGGTGCACTTTGACCTCCTGGACCTGACAGAGCTAACCGACATGTCTGACCAGGAGCTGGCTGAGGTGTTCGCTGACTCTGATGAGGAGAACCACAACGAGTCCCCAGCAG TGTTCTCCGGGAGAGCCCAGGCTCTGACAGTCACACCCTGTGATGAcacaggaggacagagggaggatacTGCAGCTCTTACACTGAG GCCACCAACAGCCACCCCTGCCCAGAGGAGGTTACATGCGCTCCCCCTCGTGGACCCGTTGCAGCAAGTCTGA